Proteins encoded by one window of Vibrio rumoiensis:
- the purM gene encoding phosphoribosylformylglycinamidine cyclo-ligase, producing the protein MSGNNSSLSYKDAGVDIDAGNALVDKIKGVVKRTRRPEVMGGIGGFGALCELPTKYKQPLLVSGTDGVGTKLRLALDMKKHDTIGIDLVAMCVNDLIVQGAEPLFFLDYYATGKLDVDTAAEVVTGIGEGCIQAGCSLIGGETAEMPGMYEGEDYDVAGFCVGVVEKADVIDGSKVAAGDALIAVGSSGPHSNGYSLIRKILEVSQADLNEDLNGRTIGEHLIEPTKIYIKSALKMIEQHDIHAISHITGGGFWENIPRVLPEGTKAVIDGNSWEWPAIFSWLQQKGNVETYEMYRTFNCGVGLIVALPQEQAQAAVALLNAEGESAWIIGQVATAAAGEEQVEIN; encoded by the coding sequence GTGAGTGGTAACAATTCTTCTCTAAGCTATAAAGACGCTGGTGTTGATATTGATGCAGGTAATGCATTAGTCGATAAAATTAAAGGTGTGGTAAAGCGCACTCGTCGCCCAGAAGTAATGGGTGGTATTGGTGGCTTTGGAGCTTTATGTGAGCTACCAACCAAATACAAGCAGCCGCTTTTAGTTTCAGGCACAGATGGTGTTGGAACAAAACTGCGTCTGGCTTTGGATATGAAAAAACATGACACCATTGGTATCGACTTAGTAGCGATGTGTGTAAATGATTTAATCGTTCAAGGTGCTGAGCCGTTATTTTTCTTAGACTACTACGCAACGGGCAAACTAGATGTCGATACAGCCGCTGAAGTTGTCACCGGTATCGGTGAAGGCTGTATTCAAGCGGGTTGTTCATTAATCGGTGGTGAAACGGCTGAAATGCCAGGCATGTACGAAGGCGAAGATTACGACGTAGCGGGATTCTGTGTTGGCGTAGTAGAAAAAGCGGATGTCATTGATGGTAGTAAAGTCGCTGCGGGTGATGCATTAATCGCGGTCGGTTCAAGCGGCCCTCACTCAAATGGATATTCATTAATTCGTAAGATTCTGGAAGTCTCTCAAGCGGATTTAAATGAAGATTTAAATGGTCGCACGATTGGTGAGCACCTTATCGAGCCAACCAAAATTTATATCAAATCTGCGCTAAAAATGATTGAACAACACGATATACACGCTATCTCTCATATTACTGGCGGCGGTTTTTGGGAAAACATTCCTCGCGTATTACCGGAAGGTACTAAAGCTGTCATCGATGGTAACAGCTGGGAATGGCCGGCAATTTTCTCTTGGTTACAACAAAAAGGTAATGTTGAAACCTATGAAATGTACCGCACTTTTAACTGTGGCGTTGGCCTAATCGTTGCGCTTCCGCAAGAGCAAGCGCAAGCAGCAGTAGCACTCCTTAATGCTGAAGGTGAGAGCGCTTGGATCATCGGCCAAGTAGCAACCGCTGCAGCTGGTGAAGAACAAGTAGAAATCAACTAA
- a CDS encoding DUF2066 domain-containing protein — translation MRYLVVPLVALILIPFTASAKTTVDVYHAEVVLTNQKHARSIAWGQGLEQVLVKASGDANIANNAVVKKALRDGSDYLAKFKYGTLNGEQSLDMQYNPKQINLLLSQANASVWPKERENVLVWLVQDDDVERQIGWEQSGLESVAALQTSADQSGLPITLPLGDMDDLTKISAPDLWGSFPEPLEAASTRYPVDSVLVLKVGQHAEGSEVNWQLYDVAPDSITASAKPPVTGVETGDVAQAIDQAIDRVSAYYAKKNKPSATQVADDAVWANFSGIQSAKSFFMLEKALMALESVATVQVHSAQGDSVTFQVQLLSNKADFEKQVAELKGVEQTTAPVEPSVVAQQTAADQGSLNELKDNQSTADIKAEETQGQERQEESTLNQPHADEQLWFQL, via the coding sequence ATGCGTTATCTTGTTGTCCCTCTTGTTGCTTTAATTTTAATTCCGTTCACGGCATCGGCGAAAACGACGGTGGATGTTTATCATGCCGAAGTGGTGTTAACCAATCAAAAACATGCTCGCTCTATTGCATGGGGACAAGGCCTAGAACAAGTGCTAGTCAAGGCGTCGGGTGATGCCAATATTGCTAATAATGCAGTAGTTAAAAAAGCGCTGCGTGATGGTTCGGACTATTTAGCTAAGTTTAAATATGGCACGTTAAACGGTGAACAAAGTTTAGATATGCAATATAACCCCAAACAAATTAACTTATTGTTGTCACAAGCTAATGCATCGGTTTGGCCTAAAGAACGAGAGAATGTTTTGGTTTGGCTGGTTCAAGATGATGACGTAGAGCGTCAAATTGGTTGGGAACAATCGGGCTTAGAATCGGTTGCTGCATTGCAAACCTCTGCTGACCAGTCTGGATTGCCGATCACGTTGCCACTTGGTGATATGGATGATTTGACAAAAATTTCTGCCCCTGATTTGTGGGGGAGTTTTCCTGAGCCACTTGAAGCTGCGAGTACTCGTTACCCTGTGGATTCTGTATTGGTACTCAAAGTCGGTCAACATGCGGAAGGTTCAGAAGTCAATTGGCAGCTGTATGATGTTGCCCCTGATAGTATTACGGCCTCAGCAAAACCACCGGTGACAGGTGTTGAGACCGGTGATGTTGCTCAAGCGATTGATCAAGCCATTGATCGAGTGAGTGCTTATTATGCTAAGAAGAATAAGCCAAGTGCTACCCAAGTTGCCGATGATGCAGTTTGGGCTAATTTTTCTGGTATTCAGTCAGCCAAATCTTTCTTTATGTTAGAGAAAGCCTTGATGGCTTTAGAGAGTGTGGCAACGGTTCAAGTTCATTCTGCTCAGGGAGATAGCGTAACATTTCAGGTTCAATTGTTGTCCAATAAAGCCGACTTTGAAAAGCAAGTTGCCGAACTGAAAGGGGTAGAGCAAACGACTGCCCCCGTCGAACCTTCTGTTGTCGCACAGCAAACAGCGGCAGATCAAGGTAGCTTAAATGAGTTGAAAGATAACCAGTCTACCGCTGATATCAAAGCGGAAGAGACACAAGGTCAAGAACGACAGGAAGAAAGCACTCTTAATCAACCTCATGCCGATGAACAACTATGGTTTCAGTTGTAA
- a CDS encoding class II glutamine amidotransferase produces MCELLGMSANVPTDICFSFTGLIQRGGKTGPHRDGWGITFYEGKGCRNFKDPKPSCHSKIAELVQSYPIKSCAVISHIRQANRGEVNLENTHPFTRELWGKNWTFAHNGQLSDYQGLDTGRHRPIGETDSELSFCWILKQLEDRYPEPPHSDRMTEVFQFIAQCCDELKKLGVFNMLLSDGEYVMMYCTNNLHWITRRAPFGKATLIDEEVSIDFQEETTPNDVVSVIATQPLTDNERWHKMKPSEYGVFHFGELILDNSLDLIDEPFAPKSIVPSS; encoded by the coding sequence ATGTGTGAACTGCTCGGGATGAGTGCCAATGTCCCAACCGATATTTGCTTCAGTTTTACCGGATTAATACAACGTGGTGGAAAAACTGGCCCTCATCGTGATGGCTGGGGGATCACTTTTTATGAAGGGAAAGGATGCCGTAATTTTAAAGATCCGAAACCGAGCTGCCATTCTAAAATTGCTGAGCTAGTACAAAGCTATCCAATAAAAAGTTGTGCAGTCATTAGCCATATACGTCAGGCGAATCGAGGTGAGGTGAATTTAGAAAACACCCATCCTTTTACTCGTGAGCTTTGGGGGAAGAATTGGACGTTTGCCCACAATGGTCAATTGAGTGACTATCAAGGATTGGATACGGGGCGTCATCGTCCAATTGGAGAGACTGATAGCGAATTGTCGTTTTGCTGGATACTGAAGCAATTAGAAGACCGTTACCCTGAACCTCCCCATTCTGATCGAATGACGGAAGTGTTTCAATTTATTGCACAGTGTTGTGATGAGCTGAAAAAGTTAGGCGTGTTTAACATGCTATTGAGCGATGGTGAATATGTCATGATGTACTGCACCAACAATCTTCACTGGATCACAAGGCGTGCACCTTTTGGTAAAGCGACATTGATTGACGAAGAGGTTAGCATCGATTTTCAAGAGGAAACGACACCCAATGATGTGGTTTCAGTGATCGCTACTCAGCCATTAACCGATAACGAACGCTGGCATAAAATGAAACCGAGTGAGTACGGTGTCTTTCATTTTGGTGAATTGATTTTAGATAACAGTTTAGATTTGATTGATGAGCCGTTTGCACCGAAGAGTATAGTTCCTAGTTCCTGA
- the upp gene encoding uracil phosphoribosyltransferase: MKVVEVKHPLVKHKLGLMREGDISTKRFRELATEVGSLLTYEATSDFETEKVTIKGWNGPVEIDQIKGKKVTVVPILRAGLGMMDGVLEHMPSARISVVGIYRDEETLEPIPYFNKLTSSIEERIALVVDPMLATGGSMIATIDLLKEQGCNQIKVLVLVAAPEGIEALEKAHPDVELYTAAIDEKLDDKGYIVPGLGDAGDKIFGTQ; encoded by the coding sequence ATGAAAGTCGTAGAAGTTAAACATCCACTGGTTAAGCATAAGCTTGGTCTAATGCGCGAAGGCGATATCAGTACAAAGCGTTTTCGCGAATTAGCAACAGAAGTGGGAAGTTTGCTCACTTATGAAGCGACCTCTGATTTTGAAACTGAAAAAGTGACCATTAAAGGTTGGAATGGCCCTGTTGAAATTGACCAAATTAAAGGGAAAAAAGTCACCGTTGTGCCGATTCTTCGTGCGGGTCTTGGAATGATGGATGGGGTACTTGAACACATGCCAAGTGCTCGTATATCAGTGGTTGGTATTTATCGAGATGAAGAAACACTTGAGCCAATCCCTTATTTCAATAAGCTGACTTCAAGTATTGAAGAGCGTATTGCTCTCGTTGTTGATCCAATGTTGGCGACTGGCGGCTCTATGATTGCTACCATTGATCTTTTAAAAGAGCAGGGTTGTAATCAAATTAAAGTATTAGTTTTGGTTGCCGCTCCGGAAGGGATTGAAGCATTAGAAAAAGCGCACCCTGATGTTGAGCTTTATACTGCTGCGATTGATGAAAAATTGGATGATAAAGGTTACATCGTCCCAGGTTTGGGTGATGCTGGCGATAAGATTTTTGGTACGCAATAA
- the purN gene encoding phosphoribosylglycinamide formyltransferase, with the protein MKNIVVLVSGNGSNLQAIIDACESGQVQAKVTAVFSNKAEAYGLERAKNHSIAAHSLSAQHFLDSDGKPDRVAFDAELMNQIDAYQPDLIILAGYMRILSPDFVQHYLGRMMNIHPSLLPKYSGLHTHQRAIDAGDNEHGTSVHFVTEELDGGPVILQAKVPVFDDDSADDLAQRVLVQEHQIYPLVVQWFIDGRLAMKDQLAYLDNQPLGLHGYAEE; encoded by the coding sequence ATGAAAAATATCGTTGTATTAGTTTCAGGTAATGGAAGCAACTTACAAGCCATTATCGATGCTTGTGAATCCGGACAAGTTCAAGCCAAAGTCACGGCCGTGTTTTCAAACAAAGCCGAAGCTTATGGTTTAGAGCGTGCAAAAAATCATTCAATCGCTGCTCACTCCCTTTCAGCTCAGCACTTTTTAGATTCAGACGGAAAACCTGATCGCGTTGCCTTTGATGCTGAATTAATGAATCAAATTGATGCCTATCAACCTGACTTAATTATTCTTGCGGGTTACATGCGCATTTTGAGTCCTGATTTCGTTCAACATTATTTAGGTCGAATGATGAACATTCATCCTTCACTATTACCTAAATACTCTGGTTTACATACTCATCAACGTGCGATTGATGCAGGCGATAATGAGCATGGTACTAGTGTGCACTTTGTGACTGAAGAACTAGACGGTGGCCCGGTTATCCTACAAGCCAAAGTACCGGTATTTGACGATGATAGTGCCGATGATTTAGCACAAAGAGTGTTAGTTCAAGAACATCAGATCTACCCACTGGTTGTGCAGTGGTTTATCGATGGTCGTTTAGCAATGAAAGATCAACTCGCTTACCTCGATAACCAGCCACTCGGCTTACATGGCTATGCCGAAGAATAA
- the lpcA gene encoding D-sedoheptulose 7-phosphate isomerase translates to MYQDLIRSELTEAAQVLNAFLADDKNIQDIEAAAKVIADSFKQGGKVLSCGNGGSHCDAMHFAEELTGRYRENRPGYPGIAISDPSHLSCVSNDFGYEFVFSRYLEAVGQTGDVLFGLSTSGNSGNILKAMETAKQKGMKTIALTGKDGGKMAGIADVEIRVPHFGYADRIQEVHIKIIHIVIQLIEKEMEA, encoded by the coding sequence ATGTATCAAGATTTGATTCGAAGTGAACTTACAGAAGCCGCTCAAGTACTCAACGCTTTTCTAGCAGATGATAAAAATATTCAGGACATCGAAGCTGCGGCGAAAGTAATAGCTGATTCATTTAAGCAGGGTGGCAAAGTGTTGTCTTGTGGTAACGGCGGCTCTCATTGTGATGCGATGCACTTTGCTGAAGAATTGACAGGGCGCTATCGTGAAAATCGCCCAGGCTATCCTGGTATCGCTATTTCGGATCCAAGCCATCTTTCTTGTGTGAGTAACGATTTTGGTTATGAATTTGTGTTTTCTCGCTACCTTGAAGCGGTAGGGCAAACCGGTGACGTGTTATTTGGCCTGTCGACATCCGGCAACTCAGGAAATATTCTGAAAGCGATGGAAACGGCTAAGCAAAAAGGTATGAAGACCATTGCTTTAACCGGTAAAGATGGCGGCAAAATGGCGGGTATCGCGGATGTTGAAATTCGTGTTCCTCACTTTGGTTATGCAGACCGAATTCAAGAAGTACACATCAAGATTATTCACATTGTTATCCAGTTAATTGAAAAAGAAATGGAAGCCTAG